From a single Nostoc edaphicum CCNP1411 genomic region:
- a CDS encoding calcium-binding protein yields the protein MAIRNGTPDSDTLQGTSAADTIRGFAGDDLLLGSGGNDLIRGGEDKDTLFGGAGADRLFGDAGEDSLFGEGGNDTLYGGQSEDDVLDEKNFLDGGAGNDLLFGGFEDTLFGGAGNDTLTTANNSFGKSNLNGGAGADSLIGSDSFIEGDTLDGGAGNDFLDGFGGDDFLIGDDTLGVAGADTLFGGDGNDTLQGDADSLSGGGNDYLDGGIGDDFLDGLGGDDILLGGDGFDTLDGGDGNDSLNGGLGSSTLNGGLGDDTLQGGAEADFLEGGPEEFDGDDSLLGGNGFDTLVGGSGDDTLLGQGGDDNLNGGTGVDSLVGGAGNDTLFGGQDAEEGQAARDTLTGGAGTDIFVLEEVGFEVPDPGEPPVPAPVGDIITDFQDGVDFFQVDLPFEELTISRVVINGQASSRISIAETGELLATVINVAPALITEFDFLS from the coding sequence ATGGCAATTAGAAATGGAACACCCGATTCCGATACCCTTCAAGGTACCAGTGCAGCTGACACGATTCGTGGCTTTGCTGGTGATGATCTGTTATTGGGATCAGGTGGGAATGACCTCATTCGAGGCGGGGAAGATAAGGATACTCTGTTTGGTGGAGCCGGTGCCGACAGACTATTTGGCGATGCTGGCGAGGACTCCCTCTTTGGTGAGGGCGGTAATGACACCCTCTATGGTGGGCAGAGTGAGGACGATGTTCTTGATGAGAAAAACTTCCTCGATGGCGGCGCTGGTAATGACTTGCTCTTTGGTGGCTTTGAGGATACTCTGTTCGGCGGAGCTGGTAATGACACTCTGACAACTGCTAATAACAGTTTCGGTAAGAGCAATCTCAACGGTGGTGCAGGCGCTGACTCCCTGATTGGCAGTGACAGCTTTATAGAGGGTGATACCCTTGATGGCGGCGCTGGCAATGATTTCCTCGATGGTTTCGGCGGTGATGATTTCCTTATCGGTGATGACACTTTGGGTGTGGCTGGCGCTGATACCCTTTTTGGTGGAGATGGTAACGACACTCTCCAAGGCGATGCTGATAGCTTAAGTGGTGGTGGCAATGACTACCTCGATGGCGGAATCGGCGATGACTTCCTCGATGGTTTAGGTGGTGATGACATCCTCTTAGGTGGGGATGGTTTTGACACCCTCGATGGTGGGGATGGCAATGACAGCCTCAATGGTGGTCTTGGCAGTAGCACCCTAAATGGTGGTCTTGGCGATGACACTCTCCAAGGCGGCGCTGAAGCTGACTTCTTAGAAGGTGGGCCCGAAGAATTTGACGGCGACGACTCCCTTTTAGGCGGGAATGGTTTTGACACCCTAGTGGGCGGTTCTGGCGATGATACCCTGCTGGGTCAAGGTGGTGATGACAATCTTAATGGTGGAACAGGAGTTGATAGCCTTGTAGGCGGTGCTGGCAATGACACCCTCTTCGGTGGACAAGACGCCGAAGAAGGTCAAGCCGCACGCGACACCCTGACTGGCGGTGCGGGTACTGACATATTTGTGTTGGAAGAAGTAGGGTTTGAAGTACCAGATCCCGGCGAACCACCTGTACCTGCTCCTGTAGGCGACATTATCACTGACTTCCAGGATGGTGTAGATTTCTTCCAGGTTGACTTACCGTTTGAGGAACTCACAATCAGCCGTGTTGTTATTAATGGTCAAGCTAGTAGTCGGATTTCCATTGCTGAAACTGGCGAACTGTTAGCGACCGTAATTAACGTGGCTCCTGCACTGATCACAGAGTTCGATTTTCTATCGTAA
- a CDS encoding ATP-dependent Clp protease ATP-binding subunit, producing MFEHFTSEAIRVIMLAQEEARRLGHNFVGTEQILLGLMGEGTGVAAKVLAELGVTLKDARREVEKIIGRGSGFVPPEIPFTPKVKSLFEQSFKEAHSLGQNYINTEHLLLGLTEAGEGVAAKVLQNLGVDFKAVRSAIVRRLGENAPAFAGSGSQKRTQPLTMEEFGRNLTKLAQEGRLDPVVGREKEIERAIQILGRRTKNNPVLIGEPGVGKTAIAEGLAQRIVNQDVPETLQDKQVISLDMGSLVAGTRFRGDFEERIKKVVEEVRTVGNIILVIDEIHTLVGAGGTEGGLDAANILKPALARGELQCIGATTLDEYRKHIERDAALERRFQPIKVGEPSVEETVQILYGLRGAYEQHHKVTILDAALVAAAELSDRYISDRFLPDKAIDLIDEAGSRVRLRNSQSSPNKELKRELAGVTKEKEAAVRVQDFDKAIQLRDQELKLAEQLQATFTPTEQPVNSTVVDEEDIAQIVASWTGVPVNKLTESESELLLHLEDTLHQRLIGQEQAVSAVSRGIRRARVGLKNPNRPIASFIFSGPTGVGKTELAKALASYFFGAEDSMIRLDMSEYMESHTVAKLIGSPPGYVGYDEGGQLTEAVRRKPYSVLLFDEIEKAHPDVFNMLLQLLDDGHLTDAKGRKVDFKNTLIILTSNIGSKVIEKGGSGLGFDFDTQADASYNRIRTLVNEELKAYFRPEFLNRLDEIIVFTQLSRDEVKQIAEIMLREVSKRLTEKGIILEVSDRFKELVVQEGYNPSYGARPLRRAIMRLLEDSLAEAMLSGEITDGDTALVDVDDDSKVRVQKLEKRELLLANVG from the coding sequence ATGTTTGAACACTTCACTTCCGAAGCCATTAGAGTAATTATGTTAGCTCAGGAGGAAGCACGTCGCCTGGGACACAATTTCGTAGGAACTGAACAAATTCTCCTGGGTTTGATGGGAGAAGGAACTGGGGTTGCTGCTAAAGTGCTGGCTGAATTAGGCGTTACCCTCAAAGACGCACGTCGCGAGGTAGAAAAAATTATTGGTAGGGGTTCTGGCTTTGTACCACCAGAAATTCCTTTTACTCCTAAGGTGAAAAGCCTCTTCGAGCAATCGTTTAAAGAAGCTCATAGTCTAGGACAGAATTACATTAACACTGAACACTTACTCTTAGGATTAACCGAGGCTGGTGAAGGTGTCGCCGCCAAAGTACTGCAAAATCTAGGGGTTGACTTCAAGGCTGTCCGCAGTGCCATAGTTCGCCGTTTGGGTGAAAATGCACCGGCTTTCGCTGGTAGTGGTAGTCAAAAGCGCACTCAACCGCTAACTATGGAAGAATTTGGCAGAAATTTGACCAAATTAGCCCAAGAAGGCAGACTCGACCCTGTAGTTGGCCGCGAGAAAGAAATTGAGCGGGCAATCCAAATTCTCGGTCGCCGGACTAAGAATAACCCAGTGTTGATTGGAGAACCAGGAGTTGGTAAAACTGCGATCGCAGAAGGTCTAGCTCAACGGATTGTCAACCAGGATGTTCCCGAAACCTTACAGGACAAGCAAGTTATCAGCCTCGATATGGGGTCATTGGTAGCTGGAACTCGTTTCCGTGGCGATTTTGAAGAACGCATCAAAAAAGTCGTGGAAGAAGTCCGCACTGTGGGCAATATCATCTTGGTGATTGACGAAATTCACACCTTGGTCGGCGCTGGTGGTACAGAAGGTGGCTTGGATGCAGCCAACATCCTTAAACCTGCCTTAGCACGAGGTGAACTCCAGTGCATCGGCGCAACTACCCTTGATGAGTATCGGAAGCACATCGAGCGCGATGCCGCCCTAGAGCGTCGTTTCCAACCGATTAAGGTTGGGGAACCCTCAGTAGAGGAAACCGTACAAATTCTTTACGGCTTGCGCGGTGCTTATGAACAACACCACAAAGTCACGATTTTGGATGCGGCACTTGTGGCAGCAGCAGAATTATCAGATCGCTATATTAGCGATCGCTTTTTGCCAGATAAGGCAATAGACTTGATTGATGAAGCTGGTTCTCGCGTTCGTCTGCGGAACTCTCAAAGTTCTCCTAACAAAGAACTCAAGCGTGAACTCGCTGGCGTTACCAAAGAAAAAGAAGCAGCAGTCAGAGTCCAAGATTTTGACAAAGCTATACAACTGCGCGACCAAGAATTAAAACTTGCAGAACAATTGCAAGCAACCTTCACACCAACCGAGCAACCTGTCAACTCGACTGTAGTTGACGAAGAAGACATCGCCCAAATCGTTGCCTCTTGGACTGGCGTACCAGTCAACAAACTCACTGAATCTGAGTCAGAGTTGCTCCTGCACCTAGAAGACACTCTGCATCAGCGGCTTATCGGTCAAGAGCAAGCAGTCTCGGCTGTATCTCGCGGTATCCGTCGCGCCCGTGTCGGACTGAAAAATCCCAATCGTCCCATTGCTAGCTTTATCTTCTCTGGCCCGACTGGAGTCGGTAAAACAGAATTGGCGAAGGCACTAGCTTCCTACTTCTTTGGTGCGGAAGACTCGATGATTCGGCTAGATATGTCGGAATACATGGAAAGCCACACCGTCGCCAAGTTAATTGGTTCGCCTCCTGGCTATGTCGGATACGACGAAGGCGGACAACTTACAGAAGCCGTGCGGCGGAAACCCTACTCAGTGTTGCTATTCGACGAAATCGAAAAAGCACACCCCGATGTATTCAATATGCTGCTGCAACTCTTGGATGACGGCCACCTTACCGATGCCAAAGGTCGGAAAGTTGACTTCAAGAACACGCTGATCATTTTGACTTCCAACATCGGTTCCAAGGTGATTGAAAAAGGTGGTAGTGGTTTAGGCTTTGACTTTGATACTCAAGCCGACGCTAGTTATAACCGCATCCGCACCTTGGTAAATGAGGAATTGAAAGCTTACTTCCGTCCAGAGTTCCTTAACCGTCTCGATGAGATTATCGTCTTCACCCAGCTTTCTAGGGATGAAGTGAAGCAAATTGCTGAAATTATGCTTCGTGAAGTTTCTAAGCGCTTGACAGAAAAGGGAATTATCTTAGAAGTTAGCGATCGCTTCAAAGAGCTTGTAGTACAAGAAGGCTACAACCCTAGTTATGGTGCTAGGCCATTACGTCGGGCAATTATGCGCCTTTTAGAAGATTCTCTCGCTGAAGCAATGCTGTCAGGTGAAATTACAGATGGAGACACAGCGCTTGTCGATGTTGATGATGACTCTAAGGTGAGAGTGCAAAAATTAGAAAAACGAGAATTACTCTTAGCAAATGTTGGCTAA
- a CDS encoding DUF3288 family protein: protein MTEAKAGKDQQHPLYNRDRPLIDILLAQEATDYNLAELARLRMRYQGFPGARDIQKDLDKVLQQWGLSEAELFEKTRQIHDLGGIYKSRGKKDEQDWN, encoded by the coding sequence ATGACTGAAGCAAAGGCAGGTAAAGATCAACAACATCCACTTTATAACCGCGATCGCCCCCTTATTGATATTTTACTCGCTCAAGAGGCGACAGACTATAACTTAGCAGAATTGGCTAGACTGCGAATGCGTTATCAAGGGTTTCCAGGGGCGAGAGACATCCAAAAAGACCTAGATAAAGTCTTGCAGCAGTGGGGTTTGAGCGAAGCCGAGCTTTTTGAGAAAACTCGTCAAATTCACGATTTGGGGGGAATTTACAAAAGTCGCGGTAAGAAGGATGAACAGGATTGGAATTAA
- a CDS encoding MlaD family protein, with product MRGLMTSRFASGRTFREGSVGLLLLLGLGVFGLLFLWLNRYTAAGRSYKIIVEFANAGGMQKGAAVRYRGVKVGTISQVRPGPNAIDVEIEIAQTDLIIPRNVVVEANQSGLISESIIDITPRTTLPSGVVTAKPLDKSCDTSLIVCNGSRLKGQVGISVDALIRSSTELAAVYNDPKFYRNINRVLESTTGAASSFTELSQDLQGLTKSLQQQLTTFSATANSVQRATNQLNTSANQTVNKFGATATQANRLLNNLDNLLTTNRSALVGALNNITETSNQLRVTVSTLSPSVNRLTQGELLNNLETLSANAAQASANLRDASQTLNDPKNAVLLQQTLDSARVTFENTQKITSDLDELTGDPNFRNNLRQLVNGLSGLVSSTQQMQQQVQVATTLDSVKAAVSKPKNLISTPAPTQQATFNDKSLPVYVINPSPANFGNIDTNLEANLNPSIPNSSQENLLKQLREYGKQREQLETGEEAIQVDNFK from the coding sequence ATGCGAGGTCTTATGACAAGCCGCTTCGCGTCTGGGCGAACATTTAGAGAAGGTTCTGTGGGGTTATTACTCTTGCTAGGACTAGGGGTATTTGGATTACTTTTTCTGTGGTTAAATAGGTATACTGCTGCTGGTCGTTCATACAAAATTATTGTAGAATTTGCCAACGCTGGCGGAATGCAAAAGGGAGCAGCAGTTCGCTACCGTGGCGTTAAGGTAGGAACTATTTCCCAGGTTAGACCAGGGCCAAATGCCATCGATGTAGAGATTGAAATTGCCCAAACTGACCTAATTATCCCCCGGAATGTAGTAGTGGAAGCTAATCAAAGCGGGTTAATTAGCGAAAGTATTATCGATATCACACCAAGAACAACCTTACCTTCTGGGGTCGTGACTGCTAAACCCCTAGATAAAAGTTGTGATACCAGTCTCATAGTCTGTAATGGCTCTCGGTTAAAAGGTCAGGTTGGTATCAGTGTTGATGCACTCATTCGCAGTTCAACTGAGCTAGCTGCTGTATACAATGACCCAAAATTTTATAGAAATATTAATAGGGTTCTAGAAAGTACCACAGGTGCAGCATCCAGTTTTACTGAGCTAAGTCAGGATTTACAAGGTTTAACCAAAAGTTTACAACAACAACTTACTACCTTTTCCGCCACGGCTAATTCAGTGCAACGGGCGACAAACCAACTTAATACATCCGCGAATCAAACAGTAAATAAATTTGGTGCAACTGCAACTCAAGCAAACCGTTTGCTGAACAACTTGGATAATCTGTTGACAACAAATCGTTCGGCGCTGGTTGGTGCTTTGAACAATATCACCGAAACTAGCAACCAACTGCGTGTTACAGTCAGTACCTTATCACCATCTGTGAATCGATTGACTCAAGGTGAATTACTCAACAATTTAGAAACTCTTTCAGCAAATGCAGCGCAAGCCTCAGCTAATTTACGCGATGCTTCTCAAACTTTAAATGATCCAAAGAATGCGGTGCTGCTGCAACAAACCTTAGATTCAGCACGAGTAACCTTTGAAAATACCCAAAAGATTACATCTGATTTAGATGAATTGACAGGTGATCCTAATTTCCGAAACAATCTGCGGCAATTGGTAAATGGTTTAAGTGGTTTAGTCTCTTCTACACAACAGATGCAGCAGCAAGTGCAAGTTGCTACTACTCTAGATTCTGTAAAAGCTGCTGTGAGCAAACCAAAGAATCTAATTTCTACCCCAGCACCAACCCAACAGGCGACGTTTAATGACAAGTCCTTACCCGTTTACGTGATTAATCCCTCACCGGCTAATTTTGGAAATATCGACACCAACCTTGAAGCAAACCTTAATCCATCTATCCCTAACTCATCCCAAGAAAACCTTTTGAAGCAGCTGCGGGAGTATGGCAAGCAACGGGAGCAACTGGAGACAGGGGAAGAGGCAATACAAGTTGACAATTTTAAGTAA
- a CDS encoding ABC transporter ATP-binding protein: protein MTEPLIELKGVSKSFGSHKVLDNVDLTIYRGEALGIIGPSGTGKSTILRVMAGLLTPDEGEIYVQGVRRDGLIEDGGQQVGIGMVFQQAALFDSLTVEENVGFLLYQNSKLPRSRIRDLVKEKLEMVGLPAIGHLYPAELSGGMRKRVSFARAIMSNPDSPSEGAEVLLYDEPTAGLDPIASTVIEDLIRHLQCLHGVCSTYAVVTHQDSTIRRTADRLIFLYEGRVQWEGTVSEIYNTENPLIRQFISGSVQGPIKVAG from the coding sequence ATGACTGAACCATTGATTGAACTGAAAGGTGTTTCTAAGTCCTTTGGTAGCCATAAAGTTCTAGATAATGTAGACTTGACCATTTACCGGGGAGAAGCACTGGGGATTATTGGCCCATCGGGGACTGGTAAATCAACTATCTTACGAGTAATGGCGGGGTTACTTACTCCCGATGAAGGAGAAATTTATGTGCAAGGAGTGCGGCGAGACGGTTTGATTGAGGATGGTGGCCAGCAGGTTGGCATTGGTATGGTGTTTCAACAGGCGGCGCTATTTGATTCGTTGACAGTGGAAGAGAATGTAGGATTTTTACTTTATCAAAATTCAAAGCTGCCGCGATCGCGCATCCGAGATTTGGTAAAAGAAAAATTGGAGATGGTAGGTTTACCGGCAATAGGCCACCTCTACCCCGCCGAACTTTCCGGGGGAATGCGAAAACGGGTGAGTTTTGCCCGTGCAATTATGTCTAACCCCGATAGTCCCAGCGAAGGCGCAGAAGTTCTACTATATGATGAACCAACAGCTGGACTTGATCCCATTGCCTCAACAGTAATCGAAGATTTAATCCGCCATTTGCAATGTTTACATGGAGTTTGTAGTACTTATGCTGTTGTTACCCACCAAGACAGCACTATCCGCCGTACAGCTGATAGACTTATATTTCTCTATGAAGGTAGAGTGCAGTGGGAGGGTACAGTTAGTGAAATATACAACACAGAAAATCCCTTGATCAGACAATTTATTAGTGGAAGCGTTCAAGGCCCGATTAAAGTCGCCGGCTAG
- a CDS encoding low specificity L-threonine aldolase, translating to MSSQLEQFASDNSSGICPEALEYMIRANYGSVPAYGNDEWTQKATDYFRELFEIDCEVFFTFNGTAANSLSLAALCQSYHSVICHETSHIETDECGAPEFASNGSKLLLAQGKNGKLTSESIEAIVTKRADIHYPKPKVISITQSTELGTLYSIEELLSIKEVAKKYNLKIHMDGARFANAVAAMNQSPAEITWKTGIDVLCFCGTKNGMALGEAILFFNKALAEDFDYRCKQAGQLASKMRFISAPWLGLLETGAWLKNARHANQCAEYLENQLLNIEGVDLMFPREANAVFVKLPEQIIHSLKAKNWQFYTFIGVGGVRFMCSWNTTQSRIDELIGDIKNATLDKK from the coding sequence ATGAGTAGCCAATTAGAACAATTTGCAAGTGATAATTCTTCTGGTATTTGTCCTGAAGCACTGGAATATATGATTAGGGCAAATTATGGTAGTGTTCCAGCTTATGGAAATGATGAATGGACTCAAAAAGCCACAGATTATTTTCGGGAACTATTTGAAATTGATTGTGAAGTATTTTTTACCTTTAACGGTACAGCAGCAAATTCTTTATCTTTAGCTGCTCTTTGTCAGTCATATCACAGCGTTATTTGTCATGAGACATCTCACATAGAAACAGATGAATGTGGCGCACCCGAATTTGCATCTAATGGTTCTAAACTGTTACTTGCTCAAGGTAAAAATGGCAAATTAACATCAGAGTCGATAGAGGCAATTGTCACTAAGCGGGCTGATATTCATTATCCAAAACCTAAAGTTATTAGTATTACACAATCAACTGAATTAGGAACTTTATATTCTATTGAAGAACTTTTAAGTATTAAAGAAGTTGCGAAAAAGTATAACTTAAAGATTCACATGGATGGCGCTCGTTTTGCAAATGCAGTTGCTGCCATGAATCAAAGCCCTGCTGAAATTACCTGGAAAACTGGAATCGATGTATTGTGTTTTTGTGGTACAAAGAATGGCATGGCATTGGGTGAAGCGATTCTTTTCTTCAACAAAGCATTAGCAGAGGATTTTGACTATCGATGCAAGCAAGCAGGACAGCTAGCTTCAAAAATGCGGTTTATTTCCGCTCCCTGGTTGGGTTTATTGGAAACTGGTGCTTGGCTAAAAAATGCTAGACATGCTAATCAATGTGCTGAATACTTAGAAAATCAACTATTAAACATAGAAGGCGTTGACTTAATGTTTCCTAGAGAAGCCAACGCCGTATTTGTTAAATTACCTGAACAAATCATTCACAGCTTAAAAGCCAAGAACTGGCAATTTTATACATTTATTGGTGTAGGAGGAGTACGTTTTATGTGTTCTTGGAACACTACTCAATCAAGGATTGATGAATTGATTGGTGATATTAAAAACGCAACTCTTGACAAAAAATAA
- a CDS encoding thermonuclease family protein, which translates to MMELLELILVLATVVGIADGNTILVKDNAGQTTTIKLACINAPEANGQPSGLAATQKLKQLLPPQTPVVIRNTEQLKNGHADGEVFVNNRSVNLLLVESGNAIVDRESLQNCYESKTKFLIAEANAQNKRLGLWQQPKVRLKFNAK; encoded by the coding sequence ATGATGGAGTTACTTGAACTAATTTTGGTGCTAGCTACAGTAGTTGGTATTGCAGACGGGAACACAATTTTGGTTAAAGATAATGCAGGACAAACAACCACAATAAAGCTAGCGTGTATTAATGCACCAGAGGCAAATGGTCAGCCATCTGGTTTAGCAGCAACACAAAAGCTAAAACAGCTACTACCACCTCAAACTCCTGTTGTAATTAGAAACACAGAACAACTCAAAAACGGTCACGCAGATGGTGAAGTGTTTGTGAATAATCGGTCAGTAAATCTCCTTTTGGTAGAGTCAGGTAATGCTATAGTTGACCGAGAATCTTTACAAAATTGCTACGAGAGCAAAACCAAATTTTTAATTGCAGAAGCTAATGCTCAAAATAAGCGCTTGGGATTATGGCAACAACCAAAAGTGCGATTGAAGTTTAATGCCAAGTAA
- a CDS encoding 3-deoxy-7-phosphoheptulonate synthase, with the protein MHNTLFNSNIDNANIENDRILLTPNEVKSKLPLTKLAEQRVLAYRQEIEHILDFQDRRKFIVVGPCSIHDPKAALEYSERLKILAERVQDKLLLIMRVYFEKPRTTVGWKGLINDPDMDDSFHVENGLLIARELLLKITELGLPAGTEALDPIIPQYISELITWSAIGARTTESQTHREMASGLSMPVGFKNGTDGNIQVALNALQSAGNPHNFLGINQNGQVSVFQTKGNGYGHVILRGGSQPNFDVANVKVVEEKLKQANLPPRIVIDCSHGNTNKDYKLQGAVLENIIQQIVDGNTSIVGMMLESHLYEGSQPITGKEELKYGISVTDKCIGWEETEKIILAAHKKLK; encoded by the coding sequence ATGCACAACACATTATTTAATAGTAATATCGACAACGCGAACATTGAGAACGATCGCATTTTATTAACTCCTAATGAAGTCAAATCAAAATTACCTTTAACAAAATTAGCAGAACAAAGAGTTTTAGCATATAGACAAGAAATAGAACATATCCTAGATTTTCAGGATCGCAGAAAATTTATAGTAGTTGGCCCATGCTCAATCCATGATCCAAAAGCAGCGCTCGAATATTCTGAGAGGTTGAAAATATTGGCCGAGCGAGTCCAGGATAAGCTGCTACTAATTATGAGAGTTTACTTTGAAAAACCAAGAACAACCGTAGGCTGGAAAGGGTTAATTAACGATCCAGATATGGATGATTCTTTCCATGTAGAGAATGGCTTATTAATTGCACGGGAGCTATTATTAAAAATTACAGAACTGGGATTACCTGCTGGCACAGAAGCACTAGATCCGATCATCCCTCAATACATTAGTGAACTGATTACATGGTCAGCCATTGGAGCACGCACCACTGAATCACAAACTCACCGCGAAATGGCAAGTGGACTTTCAATGCCTGTGGGTTTTAAAAACGGTACTGATGGCAATATTCAAGTAGCTTTGAACGCTCTCCAATCAGCCGGAAACCCGCATAATTTTCTGGGAATTAATCAAAACGGACAGGTGAGTGTATTTCAAACTAAAGGTAATGGTTATGGTCACGTAATTTTAAGAGGTGGTAGTCAACCTAACTTTGATGTAGCAAATGTAAAAGTGGTAGAAGAGAAATTAAAACAGGCAAATTTACCACCGAGAATTGTTATTGACTGTAGCCACGGTAATACCAATAAAGATTACAAATTACAAGGTGCTGTCTTAGAAAATATTATTCAGCAAATAGTGGATGGCAATACATCAATAGTTGGCATGATGCTGGAATCGCATTTATATGAAGGTAGTCAACCAATTACTGGTAAGGAAGAATTAAAATACGGTATTTCTGTAACTGATAAATGTATTGGCTGGGAAGAAACCGAAAAAATTATTTTGGCTGCTCACAAAAAACTTAAATAA
- a CDS encoding alpha-amylase family glycosyl hydrolase, giving the protein MAKPIEFNLFAPYNKGAALIGSFSDWQEIPMEKGDDGYFRTSVELEDGDYKYKFRVQSNSWFFEPEQWVEVTDPYATDIDELSGKDDGVIHIKDGQRITDTYVWQHDDKPLPADHELVIYELHVGDFSGGEDDPYARGKYKHVIEKLDYLCELGINAIELMPLKEYPGDYSWGYNPRHFFATESSYGSTAGLKKLIDECHARGIRVILDGIYNHSEASAPLTQIDHDYWYHHEPRDPDNNWGPEFNYEHYDEKLDIKPAWKFTGEAIRFWIEEYHLDGIRYDAARQIANYDFMHWIVQEAKKTAGAKPFYNVAEHIPETTSITNVDGPMDGCWHDSFYHCILEHICGDTFDLERLKDVIDCKRQGFLGATNVVNYLTNHDHHHIMVELGNREIFNEEAFRRAKLGVAILMTAVGVPLIWMGEEFGEYKPKQPESSKIDWTLLGNDLNRSLFESYKGLTNLRKSNHALYTENIDFIHENADAKVLAYTRWNDEGSRVVVIANFSENFLAGYHVPNFPSAGTWHEWTGNYDVEAGDDGIITDLGPYEAKVFVWQ; this is encoded by the coding sequence ATGGCAAAGCCAATTGAATTTAATTTATTTGCACCTTACAACAAAGGAGCCGCATTAATTGGTTCTTTTTCTGATTGGCAAGAAATTCCAATGGAAAAAGGTGATGATGGTTATTTTCGTACAAGTGTTGAACTAGAAGATGGCGATTATAAATATAAATTTCGCGTTCAATCAAATTCATGGTTTTTTGAACCGGAACAATGGGTTGAGGTTACAGACCCTTATGCAACAGATATAGATGAACTGAGTGGAAAAGATGATGGTGTTATCCACATCAAAGATGGGCAAAGGATTACTGATACATACGTTTGGCAACATGATGATAAGCCTTTACCTGCTGACCACGAATTGGTAATTTATGAATTGCATGTTGGTGACTTTTCTGGTGGCGAGGATGACCCTTATGCACGAGGTAAGTACAAACATGTCATTGAAAAGTTAGATTATTTGTGTGAACTGGGAATCAACGCTATTGAGTTGATGCCGCTTAAAGAATATCCTGGTGATTATAGCTGGGGTTATAATCCACGTCATTTCTTTGCAACAGAATCAAGTTATGGTTCTACTGCTGGGTTGAAAAAATTGATTGATGAGTGTCATGCCAGAGGCATTCGTGTAATTCTTGACGGTATTTATAACCACTCAGAAGCATCTGCTCCTTTAACACAAATTGACCACGATTATTGGTATCATCACGAACCTCGTGACCCTGATAACAACTGGGGGCCTGAGTTTAATTATGAACATTATGACGAAAAATTAGATATTAAGCCAGCCTGGAAATTTACTGGTGAGGCAATCCGTTTCTGGATTGAGGAATATCATCTTGATGGTATTCGCTATGATGCAGCACGGCAAATTGCTAATTACGACTTCATGCACTGGATTGTTCAAGAAGCCAAAAAAACTGCTGGTGCAAAACCTTTTTATAATGTTGCTGAACACATTCCTGAAACTACCAGCATTACTAATGTAGATGGGCCAATGGATGGTTGCTGGCATGACAGTTTTTATCACTGCATTCTAGAACATATCTGCGGTGATACATTTGATTTAGAGCGTCTCAAAGATGTTATTGACTGCAAGCGCCAAGGCTTCTTGGGTGCCACCAATGTAGTAAATTACCTCACCAACCACGACCACCACCACATTATGGTAGAACTGGGGAACCGTGAGATTTTTAACGAAGAAGCCTTTAGGCGGGCTAAATTAGGAGTAGCCATCCTCATGACTGCTGTTGGCGTACCTTTGATTTGGATGGGAGAAGAATTTGGCGAGTACAAACCTAAACAACCTGAATCATCAAAAATTGATTGGACACTGTTAGGTAATGATCTCAATCGTAGTTTATTTGAATCATACAAAGGTCTAACCAACCTGCGTAAAAGTAATCATGCACTTTACACAGAAAATATTGATTTTATCCACGAAAATGCAGATGCAAAAGTATTAGCTTATACTCGTTGGAATGATGAAGGTTCTCGTGTAGTCGTAATAGCAAATTTCTCAGAAAACTTCCTTGCTGGCTATCATGTTCCTAACTTTCCTAGTGCTGGTACATGGCATGAGTGGACAGGCAATTATGATGTCGAAGCTGGTGATGATGGCATCATAACTGACTTGGGGCCATACGAAGCTAAAGTATTTGTATGGCAGTAA